One window of Camelina sativa cultivar DH55 chromosome 4, Cs, whole genome shotgun sequence genomic DNA carries:
- the LOC104779990 gene encoding uncharacterized protein LOC104779990 yields MQLSLVQVPSVSSSYLRSHYSTIPTLSSSSSNPSCLLLQKSIFPGTKLTRHLIFRYRKKKTSNGSPPRASLLETPVLWAGRICVFYALVKAGFAGSKSNPIVSGLDSGGVDVEDDGADLGFSKWLQNIKGNKPEKDAADKRKLVSKWHPTTKGTLRRNYRVPSKGEGNRLLKAIASLLSDDDHFRDATAHKGCQIRRESAHGQSVCCNNVRALFDELPTPHLVVEITPFPAGPLAENDYLKAEKLEKILRSGPNI; encoded by the exons ATGCAACTCTCACTTGTTCAAGTCCCTTCAGTGTCCTCCTCCTACTTGAGATCTCACTACTCAACGATCCCTACTCTCTCCAGCTCCAGCTCCAACCCGTCTTGTTTACTTCTTCAGAAGTCCATCTTTCCTGGAACCAAGTTAACCCGCCATCTAATTTTTCGTTATCGGAAGAAGAAAACCTCAAATGGGTCTCCTCCTCGTGCTTCCTTGCTTGAGACCCCTGTCTTATGGGCTGGTCGAATTTGTGTCTTCTACGCTCTCGTGAAAGCTGGTTTTGCTGGATCCAAGTCTAACCCTATCGTTTCTG GTTTGGACAGCGGTGGTGttgatgttgaagatgatggCGCTGATCTTGGTTTTTCAAAATGGCTTCAGAACATTAAGGGCAACAAACCAG AAAAGGATGCAGCTGATAAGAGGAAGCTAGTGAGCAAATGGCACCCGACAACAAAAGGAACACTTAGAAGGAACTACAGGGTACCTTCCAAAGGTGAAGGGAACCGCCTGCTTAAAGCCATTGCGTCGCTTCTCTCAGATGATGATCATTTTAGAGATGCTACAGCTCACAAG GGTTGTCAAATACGGAGGGAGAGTGCGCATGGTCAGAGCGTGTGTTGCAACAATGTGAGAGCTCTGTTTGATGAGTTACCAACTCCTCATTTGGTGGTGGAGATCACACCTTTTCCTGCTGGACCCCTTGCAGAGAATGATTACCTCAAGGCCGAGAAGCTGGAAAAGATTCTTAGGTCAGGCCCCAACATTTGA
- the LOC104783621 gene encoding uncharacterized protein LOC104783621: MVERAFWDNYELNAHEHRVSYVNHRDGLECDACDACDRSYGDCFSCSECKFTVHRKCASVFMTENILDHPSHAGHCLKLLTTGAPDLTDPKCHICGKNTKRLLYHCFDCKLNLDINCIVDALYAGAHLTMPWHHHRLLMLDFGANVECDFCLKDGKHGYFCTLCRLVIYEDEECIFLFESLEISHPSHARHPLNLITSGAPDYTDRTCHICGDETGNLLYHCDICKFNLDLACGIENPPPIALSNLKVHKHTLTLMPRLISFVCDACGMKGDRAPYVCVQCDFMFFHRECAQLPRVIHVKHHDHRVSYKHSLGPGEWRCGVCWEGIDWSYGAYSCSLCPNYAIHSLCATRDDVWDGKELDGVPKQIEDIEPFKRNDDNTITHFAHEHNLIMSVSKDGEESSFCGACVRPIGSYTFYKCSQSDCNFILHEICADLPKKKRHFLSPQPLALCPQSQSYREICGACHQVFCEGFIYKTDWGELFDLICTSITVPFIHGSHDHHLLYLKLEFDDMKTCQNCGMDERSVAIGCMKCDYFLDFCCATLPLTVTLPRYDDHPLTLCYGDKKASSKYWCTPNQEERQKKILNCCRTVALHGRFVTHVYVAAQVPLFL, from the exons ATGGTAGAGAGGGCATTTTGGGATAATTATGAGCTAAACGCACACGAGCACCGTGTATCCTACGTTAACCATCGTGATGGTTTGGAATGCGATGCTTGCGATGCTTGCGATCGATCGTATGGTGATTGCTTCTCTTGCAGTGAATGCAAGTTTACTGTTCACCGAAAATGTGCGTCTGTGTTCATGACTGAAAATATATTAGACCACCCTTCTCATGCTGGGCATTGTCTTAAGCTTCTCACTACCGGAGCTCCTGATCTCACTGACCCTAAATGCCATATCTGTGGTAAAAACACCAAGCGCCTTCTTTACCATTGCTTTGATTGCAAACTCAATTTGGATATCAATTGCATAGTTGATGCCCTGTATGCTGGAGCCCATCTGACTATGCCTTGGCACCACCATCGTCTACTCATGCTTGATTTTGGTGCCAACGTGGAATGCGACTTTTGTCTTAAGGATGGCAAACATGGCTATTTCTGCACTCTTTGCAGGTTGGTGATTTATGAGGATGAGGAATGTATCTTCCTTTTTGAATCACTAGAGATTAGTCACCCTTCTCATGCCAGACACCCTCTTAATTTGATCACCAGTGGAGCACCAGATTACACAGACCGAACATGTCATATATGTGGAGACGAGACTGGGAACCTACTTTATCATTGTGATATTTGTAAGTTCAATTTGGATTTGGCTTGCGGGATTGAAAATCCCCCACCAATTGCTCTTTCAAATCTGAAGGTCCATAAGCATACACTCACACTCATGCCAAGGTTAATCTCCTTCGTTTGTGATGCTTGTGGGATGAAAGGCGACCGTGCTCCTTATGTTTGTGTTCAATGTGATTTCATGTTCTTCCATCGAGAGTGTGCTCAACTACCACGTGTTATTCACGTCAAACACCATGACCACCGCGTTTCATACAAGCATTCTCTTGGTCCTGGAGAATGGAGATGTGGAGTTTGTTGGGAAGGGATTGATTGGTCATATGGGGCTTATTCATGTTCTCTTTGTCCTAATTATGCTATTCATTCACTGTGTGCAACGAGGGATGACGTGTGGGATGGGAAAGAGCTTGATGGGGTACCTAAACAAATTGAAGATATCGAGCCATTCAAGAGGAATGATGACAACACAATCACTCATTTCGCTCATGAACATAACCTGATCATGAGTGTCAGCAAAGACGGTGAAGAAAGCAGCTTCTGTGGAGCATGTGTTCGTCCCATCGGTTCTTACACATTCTACAAGTGTTCACAATCAGATTGCAATTTCATTCTCCACGAAATTTGTGCTGATCTCCCTAAGAAGAAACGACATTTTCTGAGCCCACAACCTCTCGCTCTTTGCCCCCAAAGCCAAAGCTACAGAGAAATTTGCGGAGCTTGTCATCAAGTTTTTTGCGAGGGATTCATCTACAAAACAGATTGGGGCGAGCTCTTTGACTTAATATGCACTTCCATTACGGTGCCTTTTATCCATGGAAGTCATGATCATCATTTGCTCTACCTCAAACTAGAATTTGATGACATGAAGACTTGCCAGAACTGCGGCATGGATGAAAGAAGCGTCGCCATAGGTTGTATGAAATGCGATtactttttggatttttgttgtgCCACTCTACCATTAACGGTAACGCTTCCGAGGTACGATGATCATCCACTAACTCTATGTTATGGTGATAAAAAGGCAAGCAGCAAATACTGGT GTACGCCCAACCAGGAGGAACgacaaaaaaagatattgaaCTGCTGTCGAACAGTAGCTCTTCACGGCCGTTTTGTAACACATGTCTATGTCGCTGCCCAGGTCCCTTTATTCTTATGA